The following are encoded together in the Streptomyces rapamycinicus NRRL 5491 genome:
- a CDS encoding Zn-ribbon domain-containing OB-fold protein — protein MTPAPSPEVLQAPLVVEFPFTRSLGPVQSAFLTGLRTRTVLGVRTTDGRVLVPPVEYDPVTADELADLVEVAPTGTVTTWAWNPSPRRGQPLSAPFAWVLVRLDGADTALLHALDAPGPDAVRTGMRVRVRWAAEREGAITDIACFEPYDGAEGGEAVPHSGEFTDPVSGIVAPARLDYSYAPGRAQSRYLKALAGRTTYGERCPSCRKVYVPPRGACPTCGVATAEQVEVGPRGTVTTFCIVNIKARNLDIEVPYVYAHIALDGADLALHARIGGIPYDEVRMGLRVEPVWSEDGRYPDHYRPTGEPDADYDTYKELL, from the coding sequence ATGACCCCGGCTCCCTCACCCGAGGTGCTCCAGGCGCCTCTGGTCGTCGAGTTCCCGTTCACCCGCTCCCTCGGCCCGGTGCAGAGCGCCTTCCTCACCGGACTGCGGACACGCACGGTGCTGGGGGTGCGCACCACCGACGGCCGGGTGCTGGTGCCGCCCGTCGAATACGACCCGGTCACCGCCGACGAGCTGGCCGACCTCGTCGAGGTCGCCCCCACCGGCACCGTCACCACCTGGGCCTGGAACCCCTCGCCGCGCCGCGGCCAGCCCCTGAGCGCCCCCTTCGCCTGGGTGCTGGTGCGGCTGGACGGCGCGGACACCGCCCTCCTCCACGCCCTGGACGCACCCGGCCCCGACGCCGTGCGCACCGGGATGCGGGTGCGGGTCCGCTGGGCCGCGGAGCGCGAGGGCGCCATCACCGACATCGCCTGCTTCGAACCGTACGACGGCGCCGAGGGCGGCGAAGCCGTGCCGCACAGCGGAGAGTTCACCGACCCCGTCAGCGGCATCGTGGCCCCCGCCCGCCTCGACTACAGCTACGCGCCCGGCCGCGCCCAGTCGCGCTATCTGAAGGCCCTCGCGGGCCGCACCACCTACGGGGAGCGCTGCCCGTCCTGCCGCAAGGTGTACGTCCCGCCCCGGGGCGCCTGCCCCACCTGCGGTGTCGCCACCGCCGAGCAGGTGGAGGTCGGCCCGCGCGGCACGGTCACCACCTTCTGCATCGTCAACATCAAGGCCCGCAACCTCGATATCGAGGTGCCGTACGTCTACGCCCACATCGCCCTTGACGGCGCCGATCTGGCCCTCCACGCGCGCATCGGCGGCATCCCCTACGACGAGGTGCGCATGGGGCTGCGCGTGGAGCCCGTATGGAGCGAGGACGGCCGCTACCCCGACCACTACCGCCCCACCGGCGAACCCGACGCCGACTACGACACCTACAAGGAGCTGTTGTAG